One region of Camelina sativa cultivar DH55 chromosome 6, Cs, whole genome shotgun sequence genomic DNA includes:
- the LOC104791042 gene encoding putative pentatricopeptide repeat-containing protein At3g49142 has product MKRINVDLRLLHFPKFRKFQSRKVSSSLPKLELDQDSPQETAFVLGQVLDTYPDLRTLRTVHSRIIMEDLRYNSSLGVKLMRAYASLKDVASARKVFEEIPERNVIIVNVMIRSYVNNGFYREGIQVFGKMCGCNVRPDHYTFPCVLKACSCSGDIVIGKKIHGSATRVGLSSTLFVGNGLVSMYGKCGSLSEARLVLDEMSRRDVVSWNSLVAGYAQNQRFDDALQVCKEMESVKISHDAGTMASLLAAVSNTTPENVKYVKDMFFKMGEKSLVSWNVMIGVYMKNAMPVEAVELYSRMEADGFEPDAVSITSVLPACGDTSALSLGKKIHGYIERKKLIPNLLLENALIDMYAKCGCLDRERDVFENMKSRDIVSWTAMISAYGFSGKGCDAVALFSKMQDSGLVPDSIAFVTTLAACSHAGLLEEGRSYFKLMTDHYKITPRLEHLACMVDLLGRAGKVKEAYKFIQEMSLEPNERVWGALLGACRVHSDTDIGLLAVDKLFQLAPEQSGYYVLLSNIDAKAGRWEEVTSIRHIMKSEGLKKNPGSSNVEVNGEIHTFLVGDRRHPQSKEIYRELGVFVKKMKELGYVPDSESALHDVEEEDKETHLAVHSEKLAIVFALMNTVEEDSNNAIRITKNLRICGDCHVAAKLISQ; this is encoded by the coding sequence ATGAAACGCATCAATGTCGATCTCCGTCTTCTCCATTTTCCGAAATTCAGAAAATTTCAATCACGAAAAGTATCTTCTTCCCTACCCAAATTGGAACTCGATCAGGATTCACCACAGGAGACAGCTTTCGTGCTTGGTCAGGTACTTGACACTTACCCAGATCTCAGAACACTTAGAACAGTCCACTCCAGGATCATTATGGAAGATTTACGCTACAATTCGTCTTTGGGTGTTAAACTTATGAGAGCTTATGCTTCTCTAAAAGATGTAGCATCAGCACGTAAGGTGTTCGAAGAAATTCCTGAGAGAAACGTAATCATCGTTAATGTTATGATCAGAAGCTATGTGAATAACGGCTTTTACCGTGAAGGTATTCAAGTGTTTGGGAAGATGTGTGGATGTAATGTTAGACCTGATCATTACACTTTCCCGTGTGTTTTAAAGGCGTGTTCTTGCTCTGGGGATATTGTCATTGGCAAGAAGATTCATGGGTCTGCTACAAGAGTTGGGCTCTCTTCGACTTTGTTTGTTGGGAATGGTTTAGTTTCTATGTATGGAAAGTGTGGATCTTTATCTGAAGCAAGGCTTGTACTTGATGAGATGTCAAGAAGAGATGTGGTCTCTTGGAACTCGTTAGTTGCTGGTTATGcgcaaaatcagagatttgatGATGCTTTGCAAGTTTGTAAGGAAATGGAGTCTGTGAAGATAAGCCATGATGCTGGCACGATGGCTAGTCTGTTAGCTGCAGTGAGCAATACAACTCCTGAAAACGTTAAATATGTTAAAGATATGTTTTTCAAAATGGGGGAAAAGAGTTTGGTTTCGTGGAATGTGATGATCGGTGTGTATATGAAAAACGCGATGCCTGTTGAAGCCGTGGAGTTGTATTCCCGAATGGAGGCTGATGGGTTCGAACCTGATGCAGTCTCAATCACAAGTGTTTTACCTGCTTGTGGAGATACATCTGCTCTGTCTCTTGGTAAGAAAATCCATGGATACATTGAGAGGAAGAAGCTAATACCAAATCTGTTGTTAGAGAATGCACTGATCGATATGTATGCCAAATGTGGATGTctagacagagagagagatgtgtttGAGAACATGAAGTCACGTGATATTGTGTCTTGGACAGCTATGATTTCAGCTTATGGATTCAGCGGGAAAGGCTGTGACGCAGTGGCATTGTTTTCGAAAATGCAAGATTCGGGTCTCGTCCCTGATTCAATTGCGTTTGTCACAACGCTCGCTGCTTGTAGCCACGCAGGTTTACTAGAAGAAGGTCGGAGTTATTTCAAACTCATGACAGATCATTACAAGATCACTCCTAGGTTAGAGCAtttggcttgtatggtggatcTTCTTGGCCGAGCCGGGAAAGTGAAAGAAGCTTACAAATTCATACAAGAAATGTCACTGGAACCAAATGAGAGAGTTTGGGGAGCCCTATTAGGAGCTTGCAGGGTGCATTCTGATACAGACATCGGTCTACTAGCAGTTGATAAACTTTTCCAGTTAGCACCAGAGCAATCGGGTTACTACGTATTGCTTTCTAACATAGACGCAAAGGCTGGAAGATGGGAAGAAGTGACAAGCATCAGACATATAATGAAGAGCGAAGGGTTAAAGAAGAATCCCGGATCAAGCAATGTTGAGGTCAATGGAGAAATTCATACATTCTTAGTAGGCGACAGGAGACATCCGCAGTCCAAAGAGATATACAGAGAGCTGGgtgtttttgtaaagaaaatgaaagagttAGGTTATGTTCCTGATTCAGAATCAGCACTTCACgacgtagaagaagaagataaagagacgCATTTAGCTGTTCACAGTGAGAAGTTAGCCATTGTGTTTGCTCTCATGAACACAGTGGAAGAAGACAGTAATAACGCCATAAGAATAACGAAGAATCTTAGGATTTGTGGAGATTGTCATGTTGCAGCAAAGCTTATCTCGCAGTAA